CCGGCGGCGCACCGGCGGGGCCGTCCGCTCCGACCCCTACCCTTCCACCGTGAAGGTCCTCGGCATCGACCCAGGGACGGCTGCGTGCGGCTACGGGATCGTCCTCGAAAGCGGCGGGCGCATCAGCGCGCTCCAGCACGGGTGCTGGCGCAGCGGACCGCGCGAGCGCCCGGAGCTGCGCCTGAGGACGATCTTCGACGGCGTGCAGGAGCTGATCGCGGCGCACGCGCCGGACGCCGTCGCGCTGGAGGAGTCGTACGTCGGCGCCGACGCCCGCATCGCGCTCTTCGTCGGCCAGGCGCGCGGCGCCGCCATGGTCGCGGCCGCCA
This portion of the Gaiella occulta genome encodes:
- the ruvC gene encoding crossover junction endodeoxyribonuclease RuvC, coding for MKVLGIDPGTAACGYGIVLESGGRISALQHGCWRSGPRERPELRLRTIFDGVQELIAAHAPDAVALEESYVGADARIALFVGQARGAAMVAAATAGIECSEYAPARVKQSVCGHGRADKHQVTRMVTMLLALPAEPETSHAADALAVAICHALMPPLARMAS